TGGTGGGTGATGAGAGATTCGAACTCCCGACCCTCTCGGTGTAAACGAGATGCTCTAACCAGCTGAGCTAATCACCCGTATTTTGATGCCCCGTTTTGCGGAAGCGGGCGGAACATAACATGCTTTTTTGAAAAAGCAATGCCGGTGACGCTTGTCACCGGCATTTTTTTTCAGAACATCGTCAAACTTAGTTGACGGCGTCCTTAAGACCCTTGCCAGCCTTGAATTTAGGCTGTTTCGATGCCGGAATGTCGATTTCTTCACCGGTGCGCGGGTTGCGACCTTTTGAAGCAGCGCGAGCAGCGACAGCGAAGGTACCGAAACCGACGAGACGAACTTCGTCACCGCCTTTGAGAGATTCGGTAATGGAATCGAAAACAGCGTCAACGGCTTTAGCAGCGTCTGCTTTGGACAGATCGGCTTTAGCAGCTACACTTCCAACGAGATCGTTTTTATTCACTTCCTGGCCCCCTTATTGGACGTTCGGAGTTATGAGGAAATTTGGTTTGCCCCAAACCTGTTGCATCGGCAGTGTAAGCAGGTAGCCAACATCCCGTCAATGCGACAGTCGCAGTTTTCTGCGGTTTCGAACGTTTTTTTGATTTTTTTCGCCTTTACAGCAACACGGCTGTGGATCATTGCCGATTCTGGGCCAAAGTTATCCACAGAAAAGGGGGGATGACAGCGCCATCCCCCCTTGAATTCAGACCTTTTTGACGTCAATCAGTGCGTGGTAACACCACCGACTTCCGATTCTTCGCCGTCCTTGGTTTTGACAGCGACGTCATCCACTTCTTCTTCCCACTCGATGGGAACCAGCGGATTGACCAGCGCATGGCTGAGAACCTCGTCAACATGGGAAACCGGAATGATTTCCATGCCACGTTTGACGTTGTCCGGAATGTCTTCCAGGTCCTTTTCGTTTTCCTGCGGGATCAGGACGGTTTTGACACCGCCGCGCAATGCCGCAAGAAGCTTTTCTTTCAAACCACCAATCGCAAGCACACGACCGCGAAGCGTGATTTCGCCCGTCATCGCGACATCCCGGCGAACCGGATTTCCAGTCAGAACCGAAACCACCGACGTCACCATGCCAACACCAGCCGACGGACCGTCTTTTGGTGTCGCCCCTTCCGGAACGTGAACGTGAATGTCACGTTTCTGGAACAGGGTCGGCTTGATCCCGAACTGGGTGGCGCGCGACCGGACAAACGAGGTTGCCGCCTGAATCGATTCTGTCATGACTTCACCGAGCTTGCCGGTGGTTTTCATGTTGCCCTTGCCCGGTACGGTGACCGATTCAATCTGCAACAGATCGCCGCCGAATTCGGTATAGGCCAGACCAGTAACAACACCGACCTGATCTTCGCCTTCAGTTTCGCCATAACGGAACTTGCGAATCCCGGCATATTTGCCAAGCGTGCGCGGCGTTACGCGAACG
The Thalassospira xiamenensis M-5 = DSM 17429 DNA segment above includes these coding regions:
- a CDS encoding HU family DNA-binding protein; its protein translation is MNKNDLVGSVAAKADLSKADAAKAVDAVFDSITESLKGGDEVRLVGFGTFAVAARAASKGRNPRTGEEIDIPASKQPKFKAGKGLKDAVN